The window GCCGCCCGACCACTCGAAGGCGCACGTCACGTCGACCTCGTCACCGGCGACGAGTTCCCGCTTGTAGCGGATGGTCGTCTCCAGGGCGACGGGGCCCACCCCCTTGCTCACAAGGCCCGTCTGGCTGATGCCTGCGGCCTGGAGCAACGACCAGCGAGCGTGCTCCGCGTAGTTGATGTACACGCTCTGGTTGACGTGCCCCTGCACATCCGTCTCGTAGCCGCGGACGGTGACCCGGACGGAAAACGGCTCGCTCACTGCTTCCCCTTCACATGCTCGATGCCCTGTGCACCGATCTTGGCATGCCCGTCATGCCCGGCGCGGGGATGCCAGCAGATAGCGCGCTCTTGTACGAGGCTCGGCGTGCTCGCCGACCTGCCACCCCGCTTTTTCCAGGGTGGCCGCGCAGGCCCGCAGTCGCGCGCCGTCCGGCTCGTGCACCGCGACGGCCTCCGGCTGCGGGGTCGCTCGTACCCGGTAGCCGTCCTCGGAGTCCCGCTCGGCCGGACGATGCCCGGCCGCCTCCAGAGCGAGCGCGGCGGCCTGCACCAGATGCGTACGCTCCCAGCCGCACGGCCGGTCCACGGCCCCGTCCCGATGGGTCATCCGGCGCAGCTCCAGCAGCCCCTGCCAGGCGCTGTGCACCTCACGCACCCGGGCCGGGCCCGCCTCCGGCGCGTCCTCCTCACCGCCGATGCGCGCGGCGAAGACACCGGTGGCCGCAGGAGCCTCCTGAGGTTCCTGCGGCGCCGTCGCCTCCGCCTCCCGTATGCGATGCCCCGCCGGCGTCAGAAAGTGATCGTGCGGCGGCCGCGGGTGCCGGAAGGCGAGCCCTCGCTTCACCAACGCCGCGAGCTGCGTCTCCGTACCTCTGAGCCGCCCGGTCACGGGATCGGCGGCGTCGATGACACGCCGTTGCGCGGCGGTCGGCGGTCGGGTCACGGCGTGTTCCTTCCTGCGTGGGGTCTCACCCGCTTCGCAGGCTACGCCGGGGGTCTGACATTCCAGCCGGCGATCACCGGCCGCCCGTGCTCGGTGCCGAGCCGGCACAGCGCGCCCGTGGCCAGCTGGAAGAGGGCCCCGTGCGCAGGCGCCAGCCCGAGGCGACGGGCGGTGAGCACCCGCAGGAAGTGCCCGTGGGCGATCAGCAGGACGACGCCCTCCGTGTTCGCGAGGGCGGCGTCCACCCTGCCGAGCACCCGGTCGGCACGCTCCCCGACCTGCTCCGGGCTCTCCCCGGGGTGGGCCGGCGGCCCGGGCGCGACCCCGTCCGTGAACAGGAACCACCCGGGCCGCTCCCGCTGGATCTGCACGGTGGTGACGCCCTCGTACCCGCCGTAGTCCCACTCCCGCAGATCGGCGTCGACGCGGGCGTCCCGCACCCCGATCAGCTCCGCCGTCTCCCGCGCCCGCTGCGACGGGCTGACGAACGCGGCCCCGATCCGATGCGACCGGATCAACGGCACCAGCCGCCGCGCCTCTTCCCGTCCGTGCTCGGTGAGCGGCACGTCCGTCGAGCCCGTGTGCCGGCCGGACCGCGACCACTCGGTCTCCCCGTGCCGGACGAGAAAGAGATCACCCATGCGTCACAGGCTATGAGCCCAGCGCTCCAACTCCGCGAAATCACGCTCCCGCAGCCCCCTGCGCGCGTCGACCGTCAGCAGCAGCGCGGCCGCGTCGTGGTGGGCCGCGACATGCCGCACGTCGAGATCGGTGACCATGTCGTCGACCCAGACGAAGGGCCGTCCCGCCGCCCACGCCAGCACGTGCCGGGTCTTCCAGTACAGCCCCTCGGGATCCTTCCCGAACAGTTCGGGCCATTCGATGACCGGCAGATCACCGGGCAGCCCGACCACCGGCGCGATCATCTCGTTGGCCTGGTGCTGCCAGGTGGTCGCCCACGCCAAGTCGTACGGCAGTGCCAGCAGCCGCGCCCCGTGCCCCGGGTGCAACCGGACCCGCAGCCCGCGGCGCAGCCGCCGGGACCCCGGTGTCTGCCGGGCCGACCAGTTGGCCGGATGCAGCCGCCGGGTCACGTAGCCGCGATGGCGGAGGAACGGGGCGCGGAAGGGGTTGAGGGGGCCGTCCACGTCGAGGAGCAGAAGGGGGCGGGTGCTCATGGACGGGTCATACCCACCCCGGCGCGGTCACATCTGCCGACTGCCGCTCAGGCCTGCCGACACCCGCTCAGGCCTGCCGACACCCGCTCAGGCCTGCCGATACCCGCTCAGGCCTGCCGATACCCGCTCAGGAATCGCCCGATCCGCCCGATCGCCGCCTCCAGGTCCTCCGCGTACGGGAGGGTCAGGATCCGGAAGTGATCCGGCGTGGGCCAGTTGAAGCCCGTGCCCTGCACCACCTGGATCTTCTCCCGCAGCAGCAGGTCCAGGACGAACTTCTCGTCGTCGTGGATCTTGTACACCTTGGGGTCGAGGCGCGGGAACGCGTACAGCGAGCCCTTCGGCTTCACACACGACACACCGGGGATCTCGTTGAGCTTCTCCCAGGCCACGTTGCGCTGTTCGTGCAGCCGCCCGCCCGGCATGGTCAGCTCGCGGATGGACTGGCGGCCCCCGAGCGCGGCCTGGATGGCGTACTGGGCGGGCGCGTTGGCGCACAGCCGCATGGAGGCCAGCATCGTCAGGCCCTCCAGGTAGTCCTTCGCATGCTGCTTCGGACCCGTCACGACGAGCCAGCCGGAGCGGAAGCCCGCCACCCGGTACGTCTTCGACAGGCCGCAGAAGGTGAGGACCACCAGGTCGGGGGCGAGGGCGGCGACCGAGTGGTGGACCGCGTCGTCGTACAGGATCTGGTCGTAGATCTCGTCGGCGAACACCATCAGGCCGTGCCGGCGGGCGAGGTCGAGGATGCCCTCCAGGATCTCCTTGGGGTAGACCGCGCCGGTCGGGTTGTTCGGGTTGATGATGACCACGGCGCGCGTGCGGTCCGTGATCTTCGATGCCATGTCGTCCAGGTCGGGGTACCAGTCGGCCTGCTCGTCGCACAGGTAGTGGACCGCCTTGCCGCCGGCGAGGGTCGTCACCGCCGTCCAGAGCGGGAAGTCCGGGGCGGGGATGAGGATTTCGTCGCCGTCCTCGAGCAGCGCCTGTACGGCCATGGAGACCAGCTCGGACACGCCGTTGCCGAGGAAGACGTCGTCGACGCCGACCTCCAGGCCCAGCGTCTGGTACCGCTGGGCCACGGCCCGGCGGGCGGAGAGGATGCCGCGCGAGTCGGTGTAGCCGTGCGCCTGGGGGAGCATCCGGATCATGTCCTGGAGGATCTCCTCCGGCGCCTCGAAGCCGAAGAGCGCGGGGTTGCCGGTGTTCAGGCGCAGCACGCTGTGGCCCGCCTCCTCCAGCGCGTTCGCGTGCTCGATCACCGGGCCGCGGATCTCGTAACAGACCTCGCTCAGCTTGCTCGACTGCCGGAACTCCATGCGCGCTCGCCCCTCCGGTTTCGTGTGTTACTTGGTTTTACCAAGTTCGAGCTTGGAAAGTCCAACAACATGTCTAGACTGCGTCGCATGTCACCTCGCCGAAGCTACGACCAGTACTGTTCCGCCGCCCGCGCGCTCGACCTCGTCGGCGACCGCTGGACCCTGCTGATTGTCCGGGAGCTGCTGGCCGGGCCGCGGCGCTACACCGACCTGCACGCCGATCTGCCGGGCGTGAGCACGGACGTACTGGCCTCACGGCTGAAGGACATGGAGCAGGACGGGCTCAGCACGCGGCGCCGGCTGCCGCCCCCCGGCGCGGCGTTCGTGTACGAACTCACCTCGCGGGGGCGGGAGTTGCTGCCCGTCCTCCAGGCACTGGGGACGTGGGGCCAGGCGGAGCTCGGCGAGCGGCGGCCCACCGACGCGGTGCGCGCGCACTGGTTCACGCTGCCGCTGCTGCGATCCCTGCGGGAAGGCGGGGTGGGGGAGGGGCTCGTCGAAGTCCGGCTGGACGAGGGCGACTTCCATCTGTACGTCGGTGCCGAGGACGGTCCGGTCTACGGCGACGGGCCCGCTCCTGGGGAGCCCGACGCGCGGCTGGTCCTGGGTTCCGGGACGTGTGAGGCGTTCGCACGAGGTGAGTTGAGCCTGAGCGATGCCATACGGGGCGGTCGTATCGAGGTGACCGGTGACGGGACGTTGGCCAAGGCCCTGCGTGACATCTGAGCAGCTACCCGCGTGACATCCGAGCGGCCGAAGGCCCGCCGTACGACCAAGTACGGCGGGCCTTCGCGTCCTTGACGCCTAGGTCGCTTCGACTGACCGTCAGGCCGCTGGCGGCACTCGCGACGGCCGACCCGCCCCGCGTGTCAGCGCGTACCCGCCGATCCCCGCGAGCGCGGCCAGCACGCCGCCGATCGCGGTCCACACCCATCGGTCGGACCACCAGCCGGACGCCCAGCCGCCGCTGGGTTCAAGGCTCGCGAGCAGCGCCTCCTTGGTCGACTCCTCCTCATCGCCCTGGGAGATGGCTCCGGCCCCCGGCACCAGCGGCTGAGCCAGCGAGCCGTCCACCGCCGCCGCCCCGCCGAGGTCCTCGGAGTCGACCCGGACCTCGGCGTCGACCGGCAGACCGAGGTCGGAGGTGGCCAGGTTCACGACCGTCAGCCGGATGTAGTACGTGCCCGGCAGCGGGTCGTTGGCCCAGGGTTCCGACCAGGCGCGGACGGTGCGCAGCACACACGTCGGCTCGACGGTGGCGGCGTCCGCCGCGGCCGTGCGCGTCTGTGCCCCGTACTGGCAGGACTGGCGGCGCCGCAGGCCGTCGTACACGTCGATCTGCCAGGTCTCGGCGGCGTGCGTGTCCGGCAGCTTCACCGTCGCGTGGACGGTGGGGCGCTGTCCGGCGTCCGCGGGGAACGACCAGTACAGGTAGTCGCCCGTGGAGGCGCTCGCGGTGGCCGTCTGCCCCTGCTCGATCTCGGTCGCCGTACGGAAGGAGGTGCCCGCCTGGGTCGGCGCGCCGCCGTCCTCCGACGCGCTCGGTGACGGCGAGGAGTCGGCGACCGCCGGGGTGACCGCCAGCCCGAGCATCAGCGCCGCGGCGCTCAACACGCGTGTGATCCGCATCAGTTGGTCCTCCAGACCGCTACCCGCCAGCGCGACAGCCAGCCCCAGACGAGACCGGCGAGGAAGCCGGTGAGGATCAGTGCGCCGAGCAGCCACCAGCCGCGTCCGAGGCCGAAGGAGGCCACGTCGCTCGACCCGTCCGGCCCGTGCACGACGTCGATGGTCACTTCGAGCGGCAGACCGGGAGTGGTCTTCACGCCACTGGCCGGTGAGAAGGAGTGCGTGACCTGGAGGCAGACGGTCTCGGGCGCGACCTCGCCCTCCGTGTCCTCCGCCTCGGCCTTCGGGTAGCGCAGCCCGGTCGAGATCACATCGGTACGGCCGTTGCCCGCCGCCTCGCCGCGGACGATCTCCCGGCCGCCCTCGGTCGTCGCGCGCAGCAGCAGCCCGTACGACGGGTTCACCTCACGGTCGGCCGCGACGCTCACCGAGGCGCGCAGTTCCCAGCCGTGCGGGACCTTCACGCGGTACCAGCGCTGTTGCCCGAACTCCTCGCGGTCCGTGTACAGACCGGAGTTCAGCGTCGGCGCCTTCGCGCACTGGTCCGCGCCCGTCGTCGCGACCGGCGTCACCACCGGATCGGCCGCCCGGTCCACCAACTGGTTGACCTTGTCGGCGAGTTCGTCGGTGTGCTCGACCGAGGTGAACGTCCCACCGGTGGCCTCGGCGATGCAGCTGAGCTGTTGCCGCAGCTTGGTGTTCGGGACCAGGCCGAGCGTGTCGATGGTCAGGCCGATGCCCTTGGCGGCGATCTCCCGGGCCACCTCGCACGGGTCGAGCGGCGCGCAGGTGTCCTCGCCGTCGCTGATCAGCACGATGCGCTTGGAGCCCTCGCCGCCGTCCAGGTCCTCGGCCGCCTTCAGCAGGGCGGGGCCGATCGGCGTCCAGCCGGTGGGCGTCAGGGTCGCCACCGCCGTCTTGGCCTCGGTGCGGTCCAGCGGGCCGACCGGGTAGAGCTGCGCGGTGTCCTTGCAGCCCGTCTTGCGGTCGTCGCCCGGGTAGTTGGCGCCGAGGGTGCGGATACCGAGCTGGACCTCCTCGGGCGTTGCGTCCAGCACCTCGTTGAAGGCCTGCTTCGCCGCGGCCATCCGCGACTGGCCGTCGATGTCCTTCGCCCGCATCGAGCCGCTGACGTCGATCACGAGATCGACTTTCGGAGCGGTGGCGGTGGTCTCGTCGGCGACCGCCCCGGCCGGGAAGGCTATCCCGGCCGTGAGCGCGGCGAGCAGGGCGCAGACCCCGGCCGCCAGCCGTTGTGTTCTGATCATCGGCGGATCCTATTGATCAGAGGTGTTCCGCTTCAAACGAGATCAGAACCCCTGTCAGAACATGTGTCGCACCACCGGTCAGAACACCTCGGTGATCAGCGGATTGGGCAGCTCCGCCCACTGATCCCCGGGCGTCCCCGGCGACAGCCGCATCAACGTCAACGCCTTCGTGGGCAGCGGCTCCTCGCGCAGTGCGGCGAGATCCACGGTGCCCGGCAGATCCGGTACGACCGCCTCCAGCGCCGCGCGCAATGCCGCGCCCGAACCCGCCGTACCCGCCAGCGCCCCGGCCACCAGCGAGCCGAACAGCTTGCGGCGCAGGGTCGTCACGTCGTCCGTGACGATCCGGCCGGTCAGCTCCGGCATGGCAATGCCGTGCCGGGCCAGCCGGGCTGGACTGACACGGATGTCGGCGAGGTCGCGGTAGACCAGGCGCACCGGGGAGCCGCTCGCCGACAGCACCACCAGCAGGTTCTGCCCGTGCGCCTCCAGCGCGACTCCCAGCTCCAGCAGCCGCAGCCCCACGGTGAGGGCGAGCCGCGTGAACTCGGCCAGCCACTCGGGCTGCCCGGGCAACTGGGTGGTGGCGAGCGCGGCCACCGGCACGACCCGCTCTCCGGGCCCCGCGTACTCCTGCGGCGACTCGCGCAGCACGGCTGCCAGGTCGGGTGAGTTGGCCGTGGCGGCCCCCAGCGTGCGGGTGATGTGCAGCAGCCCGTCCGTCCGCGCCGCCAGCGCCTCCGCGAAGTCCGACAACGTGGCCGACAGGGCGATCGAGTACACCGAGATGTCCCGCACCGAGGACGTCAGCCGGGCACTCAGCGCGGTCTTGACGTGCGGGCCGCCGGGGAGGCCGAGCGTCCGCAGGGACATCAGCGGATGCG of the Streptomyces sp. T12 genome contains:
- a CDS encoding thioesterase family protein, which encodes MSEPFSVRVTVRGYETDVQGHVNQSVYINYAEHARWSLLQAAGISQTGLVSKGVGPVALETTIRYKRELVAGDEVDVTCAFEWSGGKTFRIQQTIRKADGTVAAELTAVGGLLDLKERRMVADPQDYFKELATDPSLFGL
- a CDS encoding histidine phosphatase family protein → MGDLFLVRHGETEWSRSGRHTGSTDVPLTEHGREEARRLVPLIRSHRIGAAFVSPSQRARETAELIGVRDARVDADLREWDYGGYEGVTTVQIQRERPGWFLFTDGVAPGPPAHPGESPEQVGERADRVLGRVDAALANTEGVVLLIAHGHFLRVLTARRLGLAPAHGALFQLATGALCRLGTEHGRPVIAGWNVRPPA
- a CDS encoding HAD domain-containing protein: MSTRPLLLLDVDGPLNPFRAPFLRHRGYVTRRLHPANWSARQTPGSRRLRRGLRVRLHPGHGARLLALPYDLAWATTWQHQANEMIAPVVGLPGDLPVIEWPELFGKDPEGLYWKTRHVLAWAAGRPFVWVDDMVTDLDVRHVAAHHDAAALLLTVDARRGLRERDFAELERWAHSL
- a CDS encoding pyridoxal phosphate-dependent aminotransferase; translation: MEFRQSSKLSEVCYEIRGPVIEHANALEEAGHSVLRLNTGNPALFGFEAPEEILQDMIRMLPQAHGYTDSRGILSARRAVAQRYQTLGLEVGVDDVFLGNGVSELVSMAVQALLEDGDEILIPAPDFPLWTAVTTLAGGKAVHYLCDEQADWYPDLDDMASKITDRTRAVVIINPNNPTGAVYPKEILEGILDLARRHGLMVFADEIYDQILYDDAVHHSVAALAPDLVVLTFCGLSKTYRVAGFRSGWLVVTGPKQHAKDYLEGLTMLASMRLCANAPAQYAIQAALGGRQSIRELTMPGGRLHEQRNVAWEKLNEIPGVSCVKPKGSLYAFPRLDPKVYKIHDDEKFVLDLLLREKIQVVQGTGFNWPTPDHFRILTLPYAEDLEAAIGRIGRFLSGYRQA
- a CDS encoding helix-turn-helix domain-containing protein, which translates into the protein MSPRRSYDQYCSAARALDLVGDRWTLLIVRELLAGPRRYTDLHADLPGVSTDVLASRLKDMEQDGLSTRRRLPPPGAAFVYELTSRGRELLPVLQALGTWGQAELGERRPTDAVRAHWFTLPLLRSLREGGVGEGLVEVRLDEGDFHLYVGAEDGPVYGDGPAPGEPDARLVLGSGTCEAFARGELSLSDAIRGGRIEVTGDGTLAKALRDI
- a CDS encoding VWA domain-containing protein, which translates into the protein MIRTQRLAAGVCALLAALTAGIAFPAGAVADETTATAPKVDLVIDVSGSMRAKDIDGQSRMAAAKQAFNEVLDATPEEVQLGIRTLGANYPGDDRKTGCKDTAQLYPVGPLDRTEAKTAVATLTPTGWTPIGPALLKAAEDLDGGEGSKRIVLISDGEDTCAPLDPCEVAREIAAKGIGLTIDTLGLVPNTKLRQQLSCIAEATGGTFTSVEHTDELADKVNQLVDRAADPVVTPVATTGADQCAKAPTLNSGLYTDREEFGQQRWYRVKVPHGWELRASVSVAADREVNPSYGLLLRATTEGGREIVRGEAAGNGRTDVISTGLRYPKAEAEDTEGEVAPETVCLQVTHSFSPASGVKTTPGLPLEVTIDVVHGPDGSSDVASFGLGRGWWLLGALILTGFLAGLVWGWLSRWRVAVWRTN
- a CDS encoding IucA/IucC family protein; translation: MHRPPSAEAEVAAELADVRPHLASRYAAELPGARAAVLTRLWRALAHEPLPWVAHRETGREGLALRLSDGRRLHGPRADPYATAAYVTAVRLDETSYDDPARLLTDLSVPHGTSLAAELGHSVASLALSRAGQEAGQEAGQGAHSKEWPVRDWEWEQRVVDGHPFHPNCRSRPGFSVAEQLAYGPEHRPVVTLGLVPVRVAECLVTGEWPEGMRDGERLLIPVHPWQAEHVLKRPCDPYGDGVAAHPLMSLRTLGLPGGPHVKTALSARLTSSVRDISVYSIALSATLSDFAEALAARTDGLLHITRTLGAATANSPDLAAVLRESPQEYAGPGERVVPVAALATTQLPGQPEWLAEFTRLALTVGLRLLELGVALEAHGQNLLVVLSASGSPVRLVYRDLADIRVSPARLARHGIAMPELTGRIVTDDVTTLRRKLFGSLVAGALAGTAGSGAALRAALEAVVPDLPGTVDLAALREEPLPTKALTLMRLSPGTPGDQWAELPNPLITEVF